One genomic region from Sphingobacterium multivorum encodes:
- the nadB gene encoding L-aspartate oxidase: MADRKVDFLVIGSGIAGLSFALKASKFGKVLIVTKSNEDESNTKYAQGGVAAVVDKSDSFEKHIIDTQIAGDGLCDVEIVENVVREAPERIAELISYGTSFDKEESGLYDLAKEGGHSAHRILHYKDITGYEIERALLAQAHSDPNIEIVTHYFAIDLITQHHLGEYVDKNREDITCYGIYAFNTSSHLVDKILSKVTVMASGGAGHVYSSTTNPTIATGDGIAMVYRAKGKVRNMEFMQFHPTSLYNPKDSPAFLVSEAVRGFGGILRRINGESFMEEYDERASLAPRDIVARAIDAEMKKSGIDYVYLDITHRNKEDIIKHFPNIYEKCLSIGLDMAKDFIPVTPAAHYLCGGIYVDDFGRSSLVNLYACGECSSTGLHGANRLASNSLLEALVYAHRIFLDATKSIGLINHIVDVPEWDDSKTSLSNEDILVSHNLRECQKIMSDYVGIVRSDFRLERALKRLHLLYEETEEFYRNTRLSVKLCELRNVIQVAYIVTKSAMLRKESRGLHYTTDYPKHSEVLQDTIF; this comes from the coding sequence ATGGCAGATAGAAAGGTAGATTTTTTGGTCATTGGATCAGGTATTGCTGGATTAAGCTTTGCTTTAAAAGCATCGAAATTCGGTAAAGTATTGATAGTCACTAAGTCCAATGAGGATGAGTCTAATACAAAATATGCGCAAGGGGGAGTGGCTGCCGTTGTGGATAAGTCAGATAGCTTTGAAAAGCATATCATTGATACTCAGATTGCTGGGGATGGTTTATGCGATGTTGAAATTGTGGAAAACGTAGTGAGAGAAGCACCGGAACGGATTGCAGAACTTATTTCATACGGAACATCATTTGACAAGGAGGAATCGGGGTTATATGATCTGGCAAAAGAGGGGGGACATTCCGCTCATCGTATTTTACATTATAAAGATATAACTGGCTATGAAATTGAGCGTGCATTATTGGCGCAAGCACATAGTGATCCCAACATTGAAATCGTAACGCATTACTTTGCCATTGATTTGATTACACAACATCATTTGGGGGAATACGTGGATAAGAACAGGGAAGACATTACCTGTTATGGAATTTATGCTTTTAATACCTCATCACATTTAGTAGATAAGATTTTGAGTAAGGTTACTGTGATGGCTTCTGGAGGAGCAGGGCATGTTTATTCAAGTACAACAAATCCAACTATTGCGACTGGAGATGGTATTGCTATGGTGTATCGGGCAAAAGGTAAGGTACGTAATATGGAGTTTATGCAATTTCACCCTACTTCTTTATACAATCCAAAGGACTCTCCTGCATTTTTGGTATCTGAAGCCGTACGTGGATTTGGGGGTATTTTAAGAAGGATCAATGGTGAATCTTTCATGGAGGAGTACGATGAACGTGCTTCTTTGGCACCAAGAGACATCGTTGCTAGAGCTATTGATGCCGAGATGAAGAAATCTGGTATAGATTATGTGTACCTTGATATCACGCATCGGAATAAGGAAGATATTATCAAGCATTTTCCAAATATTTATGAAAAGTGTCTTTCGATCGGACTGGATATGGCGAAGGATTTTATACCAGTTACACCGGCTGCGCATTACCTCTGTGGAGGCATTTATGTAGATGATTTTGGACGCAGTAGCCTCGTTAACTTATATGCTTGCGGAGAGTGTTCTTCTACTGGCCTACATGGGGCAAACCGATTAGCTTCTAATTCACTTCTTGAAGCGCTTGTTTATGCACATCGTATTTTCCTGGATGCCACAAAGTCGATAGGATTGATTAACCATATTGTTGATGTCCCCGAATGGGATGACTCTAAAACCTCTCTTTCAAATGAGGATATTTTGGTAAGTCATAATTTACGCGAGTGCCAAAAGATTATGAGTGACTATGTTGGCATTGTCCGTTCCGATTTTAGGCTTGAAAGAGCTCTTAAACGGCTACATCTCTTGTATGAGGAGACCGAAGAATTTTATCGAAATACAAGGCTTTCTGTTAAACTGTGTGAATTACGTAATGTTATTCAAGTAGCTTATATCGTGACAAAATCAGCTATGTTACGGAAAGAAAGTAGGGGATTGCATTATACAACGGACTATCCGAAACATTCGGAAGTATTACAGGATACAATTTTTTAA
- the nadA gene encoding quinolinate synthase NadA yields the protein MEIVNYELQAKGYIDAPIDPSLDLIKEIQRLKKEKKAVILAHYYQESEIQDIADYIGDSLGLSQEAAKTDADVIVFAGVHFMAETAKILSPTKKVLLPDAKAGCSLSDSCPPHLFAKFKEQYPDHLVITYVNCTAELKALSDIVCTSSNAVQIVESLPEDQKIIFGPDRNLGAYVKKKTGRDLVLWNGACMVHEIFSQDKIDRLKSEHPEAKFIAHPECEDHILAIADYVGSTAGMLKFTQTDKAQAYIVATESGILYQMQKASPHKTFIPAPPNNACACNDCPHMKLNTLEKLYNCLKYESPEILLPEDVILRAQRPIERMLEISARLGL from the coding sequence ATGGAAATTGTAAATTATGAGCTTCAAGCAAAAGGTTATATCGATGCTCCGATTGATCCCTCACTGGATTTGATTAAAGAGATCCAACGCTTAAAGAAAGAAAAGAAGGCTGTCATCTTGGCTCACTATTATCAAGAGTCTGAAATACAAGATATAGCAGATTATATAGGAGATAGTCTTGGCTTATCGCAGGAAGCTGCGAAAACCGATGCAGATGTAATTGTTTTTGCTGGAGTACATTTCATGGCTGAGACGGCTAAAATACTTTCACCGACGAAGAAGGTTCTTTTGCCAGATGCTAAAGCCGGTTGTTCATTGTCAGATTCATGCCCACCACATCTTTTTGCTAAATTTAAAGAGCAATATCCTGATCATTTGGTGATTACCTATGTAAATTGTACGGCTGAATTGAAAGCTCTTTCAGATATTGTATGCACATCAAGCAACGCTGTTCAGATTGTTGAAAGTCTTCCTGAGGATCAGAAAATCATTTTCGGTCCAGATCGCAACCTAGGTGCATATGTTAAGAAGAAAACAGGACGTGACCTGGTACTTTGGAATGGAGCTTGTATGGTGCATGAAATTTTTTCTCAAGATAAAATTGACCGTTTGAAAAGCGAGCACCCCGAGGCTAAGTTTATTGCCCATCCAGAGTGTGAAGATCATATACTCGCGATAGCTGATTATGTGGGATCGACTGCTGGAATGCTTAAATTTACCCAAACAGATAAAGCCCAGGCTTATATTGTTGCTACAGAATCAGGCATTCTTTACCAAATGCAAAAAGCGAGTCCACATAAGACTTTTATTCCTGCTCCTCCTAATAATGCCTGTGCATGTAATGATTGTCCGCATATGAAGCTTAATACGCTTGAAAAGCTATACAACTGTCTAAAGTATGAGTCCCCTGAAATTCTTCTTCCTGAGGATGTGATTCTTCGTGCACAACGTCCTATTGAACGTATGTTGGAAATATCAGCGCGCTTAGGACTATAG
- the mnmG gene encoding tRNA uridine-5-carboxymethylaminomethyl(34) synthesis enzyme MnmG yields the protein MFKKYNVIVVGAGHAGCEAAAAAANLGSSTLLITMNMGVIAQMSCNPAIGGVAKGQIVREIDAMGGYTGIIADKSTIQFRMLNLSKGPAMWSPRTQNDRMRFAEEWRLQLESLPNLDMWQDTVKEVIVKNGRACGVITSMGIEIESDAVVLTNGTFLNGVIHIGDKKFGGGRTGEKAATGLTEQLVSLGFESGRMKTGTPPRIDGRSLNYALMEEQWGDEKRGRFSYTDVEIPTEQRCCWITYTNDKVHEMLRTGFEKSPMFTGRIKGLGPRYCPSIEDKINRFAERERHQIFVEPEGFKTVEIYVNGFSTSLPEDVQFKALQLIPGFENAKMYRPGYAIEYDYFPPMQLDLTLETQLVKHLFFAGQINGTTGYEEAAAQGFLAGINAHQRINDDKELILKRSESYIGVLVDDLVTKGTEEPYRMFTSRAEHRLLLRQDNADIRLTPLAYKLGLVGEERLKKVQEKIDNSNKIIEYLKQNSTNVEKMNTVLAEVGSSALPQKTKLSNVLARPQVGIQDILKGDEGFAHYVSQFDNDTIEQAEINLKYESYFDKEMEIVNRMKKMEDREINPDFDYSLLTSLSIEARQKLSKVKPRTLGQASRISGVSPSDITVLMVHMS from the coding sequence ATGTTTAAAAAATATAATGTAATTGTAGTTGGTGCAGGGCATGCCGGATGCGAGGCGGCGGCAGCGGCAGCCAACTTAGGTTCGTCCACTTTACTCATCACAATGAATATGGGGGTAATAGCTCAAATGAGTTGCAACCCCGCTATCGGTGGGGTAGCCAAAGGACAAATTGTAAGAGAAATTGATGCCATGGGAGGATATACCGGTATCATCGCAGATAAATCAACTATTCAATTTCGAATGCTAAATCTTTCGAAAGGTCCTGCTATGTGGAGCCCCCGCACGCAAAATGACCGAATGAGGTTTGCAGAAGAATGGAGACTACAACTAGAGTCTCTTCCAAATTTAGATATGTGGCAAGATACCGTAAAAGAAGTTATCGTCAAAAATGGAAGAGCTTGTGGTGTCATCACTTCAATGGGAATAGAAATAGAATCAGATGCTGTGGTGCTAACCAATGGAACGTTTCTAAATGGTGTGATTCACATTGGCGACAAGAAATTTGGAGGCGGTAGAACAGGAGAGAAGGCAGCCACAGGTTTAACCGAACAACTTGTTTCTCTTGGCTTCGAGTCCGGTAGAATGAAGACAGGGACACCACCACGTATAGATGGAAGAAGTCTCAATTATGCATTAATGGAAGAACAGTGGGGCGATGAAAAAAGAGGTCGGTTCTCCTATACAGATGTAGAAATACCAACTGAGCAACGCTGTTGCTGGATTACCTATACGAATGATAAAGTGCACGAAATGCTACGCACAGGGTTTGAAAAATCACCCATGTTTACAGGACGCATCAAAGGATTAGGACCACGCTATTGCCCTTCAATCGAAGATAAAATAAATCGTTTTGCCGAGCGTGAAAGGCATCAGATATTCGTGGAGCCAGAAGGCTTCAAAACAGTAGAAATCTATGTCAATGGATTCTCCACATCATTGCCAGAAGATGTACAATTTAAAGCTTTGCAATTAATTCCAGGTTTTGAAAATGCGAAGATGTACCGACCAGGGTATGCCATAGAATACGATTACTTTCCACCAATGCAATTGGATCTAACCCTAGAAACCCAATTAGTGAAACATTTATTTTTTGCAGGACAAATCAATGGGACAACTGGCTATGAAGAGGCCGCCGCCCAAGGTTTCCTAGCCGGGATAAATGCGCATCAACGTATCAATGATGATAAGGAACTTATTCTAAAACGATCCGAATCATATATAGGTGTATTGGTGGATGATCTCGTAACAAAAGGAACTGAAGAGCCGTACCGCATGTTTACATCAAGAGCAGAACACCGTCTACTTTTACGCCAGGACAATGCTGATATTCGCTTAACCCCCTTAGCTTACAAATTGGGATTGGTAGGAGAAGAAAGACTCAAAAAAGTCCAAGAAAAAATTGATAACTCCAATAAAATAATCGAGTATCTAAAACAAAATTCAACCAATGTCGAAAAGATGAATACCGTACTAGCCGAAGTAGGCTCAAGCGCACTTCCACAAAAAACAAAGTTGAGTAATGTACTTGCGAGACCACAAGTTGGTATCCAAGATATTCTGAAAGGAGACGAAGGCTTTGCACACTATGTATCCCAATTCGATAACGATACCATCGAACAAGCAGAGATAAATCTCAAATATGAAAGCTATTTCGATAAAGAAATGGAAATTGTCAATCGTATGAAGAAGATGGAAGATAGAGAAATTAATCCTGATTTTGACTACAGCCTATTAACATCGCTATCAATTGAGGCAAGACAAAAGTTATCTAAAGTTAAACCACGTACACTGGGGCAAGCTTCAAGAATCTCAGGCGTTTCGCCCTCTGATATCACTGTATTGATGGTTCATATGAGTTAA
- a CDS encoding Ig-like domain-containing protein: protein MLIGLSIQCASIQQPTGGPKDSIPPKILLESPTNFSKNFTAKKIVITFDEYIKLANQQKEFSITPDMGSNPEFKVKKKNLEITLPDSLEKNTTYSIYFGKGLVDYNAGNALVNYAYVFATGDKIDSLSISGNVKSAITKEVQKDVKVLLIPISQDSIFGKKKANIFTTTDTAGNYKLNNLREGTYRIYALQEKNNDRIYNGADEEIGFLKDSIVLERDLSNINLEIFKGIPKKFRTQEKKFEKNGSILLVFNRRVDKPKLDILNDEVNNKDKKVRFSKTSDSATLFIPNLKIDSLKLVLTENERPLDTILIRKGNVKIEQTIEPIFTPNNGRVDRITHLQVSAFTPIKNIDKTKLKFKEDSLVRTNYQLAVDTANTNIYHIRYNWRKEKKYQIEFTEGAITGYFGEQNKEKKLDLTYDDSENYGDLTFDFTDLDSNTTYLVELINEKKDKVYRVDKINMNNPAVVYKQYPGGKYSIRVIRDDNNNGIWDTGDVEKKTFPEPVVYLNKVFTIRANWEQKDSFSLSGLKKN from the coding sequence ATGCTTATTGGCTTGTCCATACAATGTGCGAGCATACAACAGCCCACGGGGGGGCCAAAAGATTCTATTCCTCCGAAGATACTATTGGAAAGCCCTACGAATTTTTCGAAGAATTTTACAGCTAAAAAAATAGTGATCACGTTTGACGAGTATATCAAGCTGGCAAATCAACAAAAGGAATTCAGTATTACGCCAGACATGGGAAGCAATCCAGAATTCAAGGTGAAGAAAAAAAATCTAGAAATTACCTTACCTGATTCCCTAGAAAAGAATACAACCTACAGCATATACTTCGGTAAAGGACTAGTTGATTATAACGCTGGAAATGCATTGGTCAATTATGCTTACGTATTCGCGACAGGAGATAAAATAGATTCACTCAGTATATCCGGTAATGTAAAAAGTGCTATAACGAAAGAGGTCCAAAAGGATGTTAAAGTCTTGTTGATCCCCATTAGCCAAGACTCGATTTTTGGTAAAAAGAAGGCGAATATATTCACGACAACGGATACTGCAGGTAACTATAAACTAAACAATCTAAGAGAGGGAACTTATCGCATTTACGCACTTCAAGAAAAAAATAACGATAGAATCTATAATGGTGCTGATGAAGAAATAGGTTTCCTAAAAGACTCTATCGTGCTAGAGCGAGACTTAAGCAATATCAACTTGGAGATCTTCAAAGGAATCCCAAAAAAGTTTAGAACCCAAGAGAAGAAATTTGAAAAAAATGGAAGTATACTTCTTGTTTTTAATAGAAGAGTCGACAAGCCCAAACTTGATATCCTAAATGACGAAGTAAACAACAAGGATAAAAAAGTACGTTTTTCAAAGACATCAGACTCGGCTACTTTGTTTATTCCAAATTTAAAAATAGACTCCCTAAAGCTTGTTCTGACAGAAAATGAAAGACCATTGGATACCATTCTCATTAGAAAAGGGAATGTAAAAATAGAGCAGACAATTGAGCCTATTTTTACGCCAAATAATGGACGGGTCGATCGAATTACACACCTTCAGGTATCTGCTTTCACACCGATCAAAAATATCGATAAAACCAAGTTAAAATTCAAAGAAGACTCATTGGTCCGGACCAATTACCAACTAGCCGTAGATACAGCAAATACCAATATCTACCATATTCGCTATAATTGGAGAAAAGAGAAAAAGTACCAAATCGAGTTTACAGAAGGCGCTATAACAGGCTATTTTGGCGAACAAAACAAAGAGAAAAAGCTCGATTTGACCTATGACGATAGTGAAAACTATGGGGATCTGACATTTGATTTTACAGATCTAGATAGCAATACAACCTATTTGGTTGAGTTAATCAATGAGAAAAAAGATAAGGTCTATCGCGTCGACAAAATAAACATGAACAACCCGGCTGTTGTATACAAACAGTATCCTGGAGGAAAGTATAGTATACGTGTGATACGCGACGACAACAATAATGGAATCTGGGACACTGGAGATGTCGAAAAGAAAACTTTTCCTGAACCTGTTGTATATCTGAATAAAGTATTTACGATACGTGCTAATTGGGAACAGAAAGATAGTTTTTCATTGAGTGGCCTCAAAAAAAATTAA
- a CDS encoding gamma carbonic anhydrase family protein yields the protein MALILSVLDKSPVIAEECFLAPNSTIVGDVEIGHHCSVWFNAVIRGDVNYIRIGNYTNIQDGAVIHCTYKKCGTTIGNYVSIGHQAMVHGCILEDHVLIGMGAIVMDNAIVESNVIVAAGAVVLENTRCESGFLYAGVPAKKIKALTEEQKDLLQKLPHNYVLYSSWF from the coding sequence ATGGCACTTATTTTATCTGTTTTGGATAAATCTCCGGTGATAGCCGAAGAATGCTTCTTAGCACCCAATTCAACGATTGTAGGCGATGTGGAGATTGGACATCACTGTTCGGTATGGTTTAATGCTGTCATACGCGGAGATGTCAATTATATTCGTATCGGTAATTATACTAATATTCAAGATGGAGCGGTTATACATTGTACCTATAAGAAATGCGGTACTACGATCGGAAATTATGTAAGTATAGGGCATCAGGCTATGGTACATGGATGTATTTTGGAAGATCATGTACTCATTGGTATGGGAGCTATCGTTATGGATAATGCGATTGTTGAATCGAATGTTATTGTAGCAGCTGGTGCAGTAGTTTTGGAAAATACTCGTTGTGAATCGGGATTTCTATATGCTGGAGTACCTGCCAAAAAGATAAAAGCACTTACTGAAGAGCAGAAAGATCTATTGCAGAAGCTACCACATAATTATGTTCTGTACAGTTCCTGGTTTTAG